The window ATCATGGATACAATTTCTGATCGCCTCCGAATTCCTTGGCTTAGGGGAGCCAAAAAAGTGAACATCAGCATCATCCCTCCGCTTGTCCTGCTGCCTGTCTTCCTTCATGTGGCTTCCTGGCATTTCCTCCTGGGGGTGGTGGTTTTGACCTCCCTTCCTGTGCTGGCACTGTGGTACTACTACCTCACTCACAGAAGGAAAGAACAGACCCTGTTTTTCCTGAGCCTTGGACTGTTCTCTCTGGGCTACATGTACTATGTGTTCCTGCAGGAAGTGGTCCCCAAAGGGCGTGTGGGTCCCGTTCAGCTGGCGGTTCTTACCTGCGGGTTATTTCTGATACTCTTAGCCTTGCACAGAGCCAAGAAGAATCCAGGCTACCTCAGCAATCCAGCAAGCGGTGACAGATCTCTAAGCAGCAGCCAGCTGGAGTGCCTGAGCAGAAAAGGGCAGGAGAAGACCAAAGGGTTCCCTGGGGCAGACATGTCGGGCAGTCTCAACAATCGCACAACAAAGGATGACCCCAAGGGCTCTTCCAAGATGCCAGCTGGAAGCCCCACCAAAGCGAAGGAGGACTGGTGTGCCAAGTGCCAGCTGGTGCGACCAGCCCGGGCATGGCACTGCCGGATATGTGGCATCTGTGTGAGGAGAATGGATCATCATTGTGTCTGGTATGTTGGAAACATTTGGAGACTTGGAAAGTGTAAATTCATGTAAAACTCTAGTTACATTTTATCTTCCCTTGTGCTATCCCAAAATTTCTCTCCTTCCCAGCTTTACACCTTGTAGATATTTGTGGGTTGTTGTGATGTTCCCACTTAGTCATCAGTTTTTCGAGTTTCACAAATTTAGTTCCTTCAGTCATTTCCTGAAGGAGAATAACAGAAaacttgtggggttttttttttctcaattttcttttgaatgactcctcatttatcttttcctttctaataGAGAAATATCTACagttgaatgattttttaaaaaaagaattgatcaGAAACAGTATAAGCATATTTCCCTGTGCTattcctttttaaacataaagCTCAAGAAAGTGTACCCCTATTTTTAGGTGACTCTTTTGTCCCCTTGCCATACATACTTAATCGTTTTTGATGCTACCGATGATTTCCACTTAACATTATTGAATCGAGGTCCCACCAGATAAACTCTCTATTTGATTATTTGCAGAGAAATGGGCTTTTGTACCTGCCAGTTGGCCAGTAACAAACGAAGGTACATAAGGCTCCGTAAAATATGAAGTGCAATGTTTAAAGATAATGTTGCAGCTTCACTAAATACATCTAAACTAAAGGGACTATAATTAATTCAGATATGAATGCTGTAAGTAGCATGTTTGCAGTTTATTGCTCTTCAGGCAGTCGTGATCAATGAATTAATGCTTTTCGTGTCTAGGATTCTGGTCCTGTAGCGTACCTCCTCCTCAGAAGGGGATGCAGGAGAGGGTGAGGGTGCAGAAAAGGCTGAGAGGCATTGGCGTGGGCCTCAAGTGCATGGCTCAAGTGCAGGGCAGCTCTTTTCTGGGTCCTTGTCTTTAGAAGTAAAcaggtgttttcatttttagatgttCTACTTCTGTGTCTTCActtattcgtgtgtgtgtgtgtgtgtgtgtgtgtgtgtgtgcgtgtgtgttccATTTACAAATGCTGGTTTGCAGAAGGCTCACCTAACAGCAGATATGTGCCCACTGGAGCATCCTGGCATGCAGTGGGTAGAAGGCACTCCCTCTACATTCTGCCCCACAAATGGCCATGACACAGAACTGTTTTTACCTGCCAAAGAGCCTGCATGTTATCAAGTTGTTCTTCCCCCTACGCTATGTTTCTAACCTCTTTGGATCTTTATATTACTCTTCATATATTTAACATGAATTTTCCCATACTATGTAATACTTCTGATTTagcatttttaagttttcataaTTCTATTTATCTCCCTTTCCTTAACATGGTGAGGACAATGTTAGATCTCCATAGCTGGGTAATATTGATATTTAGGAAGATTTGTTAGCCAGGTTCTGCTTTTTATACTTAGTCTTGTCCTTAAACTGACGATATGATTCCACTTTGCGAAGAGTAGAGAATATAAGACTGCATTCCTCAGGGTGCAAGTTTTTAATTccctaaaattgaaaaataagagaaCTTCTTAATAACTGGAATTTACATTTTCCCTATTTAAAACCttgtcttggctgggcgcagtggctcatgcctgtaatcccaacactttgggaggctgaggtgggtggatcatgaggtcaggagttcaagaccagcctggccaacatggtgaaaccccatctctactcaaaatacacaaattagctgggcatggtggcatgtgcctgtaatcccagctacttgagaggctgaggcaggagaattgcttaaccgggacccgggaggcagaggttgcagtgagccaagatcgcgccattgcactttagcctgaactacagagcaagactccgtctcaaaaaaaataaagctttcatGTTTATTATGTAAGTTATATCAAGAActcttaaaaatgtgtttgcttttttatttctctatgctGTTTTGAGGATAAATAGCTGCGTTGGAGAATCAAATCATCAAGCATTTATACTTGCCCTTTTGATCTTCTTGCTCACCTCGGTGTATGGGATCACACTGACCTTGGACACcatttgtagagacagaagtGTCTTCACAGCTCTTTTCTATTGTCCTGGAGTTTATGCAAATTACAGGTGAGCAGTGGGTACCACAGTATGGAGGCCCCCTGGGAAGTAATGGGTGTTGCCATTGACAGGGACTATTACTACTTGGTTAGGAGttctcaatcaaaacataggccAGGCTATGGAAATGCTGGGTATCCCTGGAATTGCCAGCAAAATTGTGCATTGGTGATGTGTGTTTTTCAAGGGTGCTGTTAAAAGGATTGTTGacctttaaaaagtgaagaaCTAGTTCTCTACAAACAGGACCAGGCCTAATCAGGGACTTCCAGAGTCAAATGACCACTCATAGGCTCAAAAGTCGCAACAgtgaaacagaaacaataaacaaaaactagCAGCCCCAGGGCACATATGTGCCTATTTTGTCATAACGATCAGAAACCTTCTCACTTTACTgctgctttctgatgttttttAGTCCAATCTTAATTTACTGCTTCCGACCCTTTTGAGATGTGCTCGACATCTCTATAACCTTGCTTTTCTTTCTAACCTCTCTTGGTTTTTCCtgttctactttctttctttttttaatcaccaCTGATGATTACTGTGATATGTAGGTCAAAATTTCCTTAGGCCCCtttatagattgtgaagatttccaGGCCATGGCAAAATTTGGGATTCTTCCGCTTCGGCCTCAGCGCCCCCTCCCTGAATGCTGGGGCCCCCCTCTGCCCATGCTCTTTATTCCCTTCCCTTCATCATCCTCTCTGACATAAGTGCTCTGGGGTATCTGTGGTTTGGCCCTTTTCTTTATTCTCACTCTTCATTTTCAGAACAATCCTTGCTTTCTTTACAAAGTATCCCTTTGTGGCATTTGTTTTTATTAGCCTGTGGACAGATCTCCCCATTGTCATCCTAGAACCAGACACCTGTGGGCATTATTAGAATAGATTGGTCTTCCTCAGATTAAGTTTCCTTCCTCACTGTGTGGAGAGTATCTCCAGCATGTGAATGAAATTCTCTGCTAACGCTGCAGGTGAGGCCCGTCCTGAAGCACAGCATGTCTGTGCACTCTCGGTGCGGAGGCGAGGGAACCGAGGAATACAGTCCTGCCATTGCTTCTCACCCTGCTCTGTGCAGGCGATTCACAGCACCTCATCTTTTTGGTTAGGTCCTTGGATTTAATAGTCTTTGAGGTCCCTTCAGCTTTTACAAATGAAGATTCTGAATGAACTTATTTCTAACTAACTCTTAATTTGCGAATGTTGGAAAATCATCAAATGGCAGAGGCTAACTGGCAGCCTGTCTCATTAGTGAGCCTGAGAGGAGCTTCCCTACCTTGTGTGATTGTGTTGGGCTTTAGGAGGGTGAATTTGGAATGTCTCGGTGTTCCTACATCCAGGTAAGCACAGGGCTGCTGGGGTTGGGAGTCGTCCATCGTCTTTTCATTCCTCAGCATTGGACTGGAAAGAATGGAGATTAGTAACTTTAGCACTGTTCCTCGGCATCCACCTGCAGCTTCCTAGAAGACATTTATAGCAGTCCCTTGGTGCCTTTGTTTTCTCATGAGTTAGATGTAATTTACGAATTActtgtttatttaacaaacagGTGTTGAACGCTGTTATGTCAGGCAGCGTGCTGGGTGTGTGGAGGgtacaaaatgcaaaaaacagTCCCTGCTATTCTAGTGTAATATACTAGAAAATAGGCACCAGTAATTAtagaataaacacacacattctcCTACTTAAGCAGGTTATTGGCATTCTGAGTATCTTCCAGTTCGGAGGGTTGGGGAAGATGCCAAAGTCTTTAGTAATAagtaaaaaaatgtgtaaaacgTGAGAATGATGACAGTTTTCTGAATTTGACAAAAACGGCAGCCCTGACAGCCTTTTTCCCTCTCCTAGCTCGGCTCTGTCCTTCACCTGCGTGTGGTACTCTGTGATCATCACAGCAGGCATGGCCTACATCTTCCTGATCCAGCTGATCAACATCAGCTACAATGTGACTGAGCGGGAAGTCCAGCAGGCCCTCCGACAGAAGACTGGGCGCCGGCTCCTCTGCGGGCTCATCGTGGACACAGGCCAGTACAATAGGGGCTTCCTGCGGAACTGGCACCAGTTCTCCACCCTGGGCACACGTGCATTCCACCACCCTGCCGAGGACATTGTCTGAAGTGCCTTCTATGTGGCTCTCTGAGGGATGATGGCTCCTCCTTCCGTCTCCCTTCCATTTTACACTTCAGTGTCCATTTCTATCCCCAGTTTCTTAAAGGCATTATAGGGCCATGCTCAGGTTTAGAGACTGGAGTGGGAAGAAGTTAATTTTTCTGACGCCACAACTTAAGAGACTTTTATACTGAGGCAGTAAAAGTAGAGCCATTCCTTTCCAGTCACctttttaattgactcagttgCCTGAACTTGAGAAGGATGTGGATTGCTAATGCACAAATTGATAGAAGCAATTCCCATCCATTAGTATGGAGGAAAGAGTGTTGGATTAGGATAGTTTCTAGTCCCTCTTTCGATTCTTAATAGCCATGTGACCCCTAGCTGAGTCACTTTCCCAAGTCTCAGggtcatctgcaaagtggggtaCTGATGCCTGCCCTGGCTACCTCACAGAGCCGTCATGAGGGTCACGTGAGGGAAGATGGATGTGGAAAGCACTAAAAAACAACTCAAGAGCCATGGAAATACAAAGTATTAGGAAAATATTATGATGGAAGAAAAACGTTTATAGTCTAGAATATTGAAGCCAATATTATTAGGGTAATCAGTTTTCAGCATATACCTTGTTGTACAGTTATGAGAATTTCTCCTTCTTATTAGACATGAACTACTCAAACAGAGAAGATGACCAGATGGATTGATGCTAAGTTGTCTCATCTTGAAAAGACAGTTGACAACAGTTATAAAGATAATTATTGCTAGTGTAATGTAGTGTGGCCATGAGTTTAGGTGATGAGttcttctatttatattttataaattctgCTTGGGTTTCTTATAAATAACTCCAACAGGCATTCATGTGTTTTTCCTCTTCCCATGTTTCACCAGGTAAGGTGCTAGCACACTTGTGACTGTGGCTGGAAGAGGAGAACAGACACTCCTGTGGGGATGCTTTACTCTCTTTTCTGGTAGGAAGGCTGAGTAACATCACGGGCTcgattattttcttcatgtatttcaaATGCTGTCAGTTATAGCACTAAATTGTGAAAATCAGCCTTCTGGCATTCACATTATTCTGGTATGAACTTTGAGGAGTTGAGTGACATCTTCCCACTTAACTTGCACATTAATTCTCAATTACCCCTCCCTAAATAACAGTATCTCACTAAGAGAGAAGAAACAGGGTATATGTGGTTTCCACTATTAATGGATTACTGTTCTTCCCTGGCTCTTCCGACAATAACAAGTTGTTTCTTTAATCATATCTTAAAACCGAAAATgtataaaagattaaatatttatgtacaatGGGTTGTTCTACTATAGAATTAAGATGAGGGAatttcagatgaggaaaatacCCTTTTGAAATGTTAGTTTTGAACATGTACTGTTGTGCAATCCCAAAGATAATTCATGACTCCTTAAATTTGCCTTGGCTTATAGCTTAATATAGGGAAAATATTGCCAGCGTTTTCAGTCATTCTGTGCATGCTGCTTTAAGCAAGAGATTTATATTTGTTGAGAGGAAATATTGCTACTTCCTGCACTTCCACCCTCTGCAGCCAGCACCGTCCCTACTGTTGCCATTAATTGGAGCTGTCCTTAAGATGGTCACCATATTCTTATTCAGGCTGTTGTCATTTTCCCCAGAGATGGTTTGTTTAACGAATGATAGGCTCTGTGCCTGGGGATGTTAGCAGACTCTGGGGTTTGTACAGTGATGCCTTCTCCCTGGCCCAGAGCTGAATATTCATCTAGAATTAAAGTTGGATTTGATATAACAAATTTCTTTCTATACAGGTTTTACATAAGAGAGACAGTAATAATGTCAAGGATAGCCTGTGTGGGCAGAAATTGGTAGTCGTGCTTTTGAATGTCAGCTGTAGAGCCAACTCTGATTATCTAGCCATTGATCATACAAATTGATAGAAACATTAGTCAGTAATTTTAGCTTCTTGCCAAATTGTTCACAACATCTAAATGTAATGTGATGTGATGAAGATAAGTAGTACAAAGAGACCAAAATAATTTGGGAGAATTAGGAatgatgacaattttttttaacaacttaCCTCTAATAGGGTTACTTGGATGAGCCAACTCCGCTTCCTTCCCATGGATAGGAAGGGACTCTGTGTATTATTCAGGTTTATTGGCACGAAGATActtgttttaagttccttgagaacCCATGATGGACAGTTGACAGAATGCTTAAACCTGTCAAAAGATGAGTGATCTTGTGTGGGAAAAGCCTTCCCAGGCGTCTGTACCGAAAGGAGCAGCAAACAAGGGGCTAATCCATGAGCAGTGTTCTGTAGGCTCTGTGACATCTTTGGTTTATAGGATTTTGGAGCCTTTTATGATCTGGAACTATTTGAGGGGTTTCATTATAGGCCTTGGTTCTCTCCAGGGGCCAGATGAGTTTATTGTGGAATCTTTGAAAGGACAAGGCCTCTGTGAATGAATCAGTCCCAGGGAAGCATTTGGTGGTGGCGGCAGTGGAGGATTGCCCGGTGAACCTATAAATCAGCAGTCTCTTGGGCAGAGGAGCAAGCCCCTCGAACATGATTTCAAACAAGCAGGTCCTCTTCTCTCATCTCACGTCCTTAGTCTCTGTTAATGAACATACTGGATGTGGAGTTTAATAAATTACCTACTATCATCTGGCCACTTAGATTATTATCACACCACTGTGGACTGTTCCTGGGGGGAGAAGAACAGACCGATTTGAAAGATTCAAGGGAGAAAGATTAAGGATCAGGATTgcatgaaagaagaaaatccttcaatatttaaaatgtttcttacaaTACCCACGGAGCACTTTTATGGTTCCAGCCGAGCGTTCCTGAAATGAACTGACCATTAACAGCGCCTCTTTGATAGGTTACCCTGATGCTGCTAAAGTAAAGCCTTAAGTGTGTTTTTGGGACAACGTGCTGCTTATTCCACCTCAGCcacatatgtgtttgtgtttaggATATTGTAAATCTTTGCTAAGTAGTGTTTTCCTTGGTGAATGAAGTCATTGTTGTCTTCAAGTGTACCATCTGCCTAGCAAAAAATTGCTACAAACTTTCTCTTATGCAATAGTCCTTGGTACTTCTAATATTTTTAGCAAGAGACAATTTTCTGTACTAGAATCTTCCACTGCCAGAAAACACAGTGCCAGTAAGGTTCTACATACCACTGACCATCTGCTTAATAGACATGTATTTCCTTTGAGTAGGACATTAGCTTTTGATTATAAAGCTCAACTAGTATAAGCAAAAATATAACATCTAGAAGCACAGTTTTAGCCAGGatgtttaaaaattacagttttgTGAGACTTAAGGGTCTTTTTAACCTAGGTAAGTTTATATGACCTAACTTAATTGTAGCCATATTCTGGTACCTTCCATTTTGAAAAGTAGAGGTTGCTTAAGCAAGCAATGGATAATAAGAGACTTTTCCTGAGGCACCTGTTTGGAATCTGGTTTTCTCAGCGGCAGCTTGACATGTGCACCCTTTTGTATTAAACACTGCAAGGGTGATGCAGGGGAGCAGGAAAGCCATCCTAAACTCACTACTGAGTACGATTCAGTATGTTCCTGTGGATGTCTGCTGTGACTAATATAAATTTCTTGCAGAATCAGCTACACTTAATTATGTTGCTGATAGACAAGCATCCACGCTTCAGCTGGCACTAAGTGTTTTCATTGTAGGATCAGCAGCAGGTTAAAGACTGAACGGTTAGTGAAGACAAATGTCTTAAGAGGCTGCGATGTCTAGGTTGGGCTTGTGACTTCTTAGTGGCCTAGCCTTCTTGATGGCACCTTGAAAGTGAACTTCTAGAAATCTACATTTAAAAGGCAAAGCTTTAAAAGCAGAGCTAGTCTATTCTAGTTACTGATGCAActaaaattctgtatttcttaAGATGGAGCCACTGACGAGATGTCACAGTATAGAGCCTGCAGTCTCAACTCATTGTGATCCTAATGGTCTGGGTGATTGGATGGTTTGAGTTGTTAGGGATtttgagtttttcattttattgcatATCTGGGTTGGATGTTAGACTAAAGGAAACCCAGGAATATTTACCTGGtgttacatttaatatttaatgtaactGGTCTAGCAACATTAAGGGGGATTTCTGAAGCCAACTCCGGAGGCTGTGGGCTGCACATTTTGCACTGTTTTTATATACTTGTATTCATATCCTCTTATCACCTCAGACTCAGACACAAGGCCTTTTACATGGAAATTTTACAAATTacttccatttatgtaaaataacgTCCTGTGACCAAGttgtttaaatggaaaataaagtgcTTTCTTTAAGGAAAATAGCTGGTGTTTCTTGGAGTGTCTCCTGAAGTCTTCTGATTTCTGAAAACCCTGCATTATACCTGTGCTGCCTCTGTGGCTCCCTCAATGTCTCTATCCTGTGGCCCTGTCCCTAGCCCTAAACTGTTATGTTCCCGGTGgcaatttctccagttttgtggGTCAGGGATACTGCTTGTTGGGGCATTATGTTAACAGTAACATTTTGAAACATACTTTCATGATAGTCCAGCAAAAAACAGCATCAAAACTATTTCCATTGTATCTCTTTAGAAGGCTCTGTATTCGGTAAAAAGTCTAGCTGGCGCCATTGGAATATGGGCTGCTAAAGACTCAATTTCTAGTTGATGTTTGAGGTGAGGCAAAAATAAAGCTAAGGTAGAAAACTTAAGCTTTGTGGGATTTATTTATGCGCCTGGCATGTTGACTTAAGGAACTCAACCTTATGTACAGGCTTGGCATTTAAAGAAAactggtggctgggtgtggtggctcactcctgtaatctcagcactttgggaggctgagaggatcacttgagcccaggagttcaagactagcctgggcaacatggtgaaactccatctctaccaaaaaaaaaaaaaaaaaaaaaaaaagttagctgggcatgtaatcccagctatctgagaggctgaggtgggaggatcacctgagtctgagAGGTCCAGGATTCAGTGAGCCATAGTCAGGCCACTCTACCTCCAGCCTGAAGtacagtgacagagtgagaccctgtctcaaaacaaaaaaaacacagaacaaacaaaataataaaattggtaTTTCATTTCCGGGTGCTAATATCAGCCAGTATTTTGTAAATGTACTGTAGTTAGGTTTAAACTGTTAGTGATTTTGATGGAAAGTGATGTATTATGAATTACTTTTAGTTACATTTTCTTTAGTGGCCATTCATCTTGAAaaacacaggttttttttttttttaaatgacaactgTATAATCCTATTAAAGGAAAAGCTGTGTGGGAACAGCCATGTCGTAGAAGAAATAAAGTTCAATTCAAGGTGTTTGGTCATATCACACATCCTCCGTGATAAAAGTATCTTAAGTCGTGTAGCAGGTGGTACAGCTAGATATCCTTTCTAGGAAGTATGAGACAGTAACAAGAACATTCACTTAAAAAAccacagaattttattttgtcaaCTCAAATTTTCAGCACACCAAATAAGAGTAATCATCTCAGGACTGCACAGGACTTTCTCATTTTACCATATGCATTTATGGACTACTTGAATTTGttatataataaatgtgtattttataatgaaaaattatttttctagcaGGTAATTCTCTAACACAATTCATAGAAGAGAGCATTTTATCAGTCTTTATAGCATCTTAAAGATGAAAACATTCTTTGAATTCAAGATAGGTATCTCAATATCTAGATCAAACTGAGCTGAGTACTAGAAGACAAACTGAGTGTATTATTCAGCAGTTGCAGGTGGGAGCATGAACAGATAATTTAATGAATTGCTGGACTGTCATGATAGAGCTATTACCTTTTGGAATGTCCTTCATGCTTATCAAGGTGCACGGAAGAGAAGCATCtctggtgcctcagtttctctgaaaTCAGGATAAGCTGCTGTCCTCTGCAGCAGCTGTGTAGAGAACCTTTTCATACATGGTCTGCCTTCAGGGGTGGTGAAAGTGGACGAGGTCTGGTGGGGTGCGTGTCACTGATGCTACTGCACTAGAAGGCTGAGTGCCTTGGCCCGCCCTTCCTTTCCGAGCACTCACCcctgtttat is drawn from Homo sapiens chromosome 3, GRCh38.p14 Primary Assembly and contains these coding sequences:
- the ZDHHC23 gene encoding palmitoyltransferase ZDHHC23 isoform X8 → MGKRTTWLLVCVIVKIWMKGVIALHRAKKNPGYLSNPASGDRSLSSSQLECLSRKGQEKTKGFPGADMSGSLNNRTTKDDPKGSSKMPAGSPTKAKEDWCAKCQLVRPARAWHCRICGICVRRMDHHCVWINSCVGESNHQAFILALLIFLLTSVYGITLTLDTICRDRSVFTALFYCPGVYANYSSALSFTCVWYSVIITAGMAYIFLIQLINISYNVTEREVQQALRQKTGRRLLCGLIVDTGQYNRGFLRNWHQFSTLGTRAFHHPAEDIV
- the ZDHHC23 gene encoding palmitoyltransferase ZDHHC23 isoform X10, with translation MGKRTTWLLVCVIVKIWMKGVIALHRAKKNPGYLSNPASGDRSLSSSQLECLSRKGQEKTKGFPGADMSGSLNNRTTKDDPKGSSKMPAGSPTKAKEDWCAKCQLVRPARAWHCRICGICVRRMDHHCVWINSCVGESNHQAFILALLIFLLTSVYGITLTLDTICRDRSVFTALFYCPGVYANYSSALSFTCVWYSVIITAGMAYIFLIQLINISYNVTEREVQQALRQKTGRRLLCGLIVDTGKVLAHL
- the ZDHHC23 gene encoding palmitoyltransferase ZDHHC23 isoform X2, with product MTQKGSMKPVKKKKTEEPELEPLCCCEYIDRNGEKNHVATCLCDCQDLDEGCDRWITCKSLQPETCERIMDTISDRLRIPWLRGAKKVNISIIPPLVLLPVFLHVASWHFLLGVVVLTSLPVLALWYYYLTHRRKEQTLFFLSLGLFSLGYMYYVFLQEVVPKGRVGPVQLAVLTCGLFLILLALHRAKKNPGYLSNPASGDRSLSSSQLECLSRKGQEKTKGFPGADMSGSLNNRTTKDDPKGSSKMPAGSPTKAKEDWCAKCQLVRPARAWHCRICGICVRRMDHHCVCCVGESNHQAFILALLIFLLTSVYGITLTLDTICRDRSVFTALFYCPGVYANYSSALSFTCVWYSVIITAGMAYIFLIQLINISYNVTEREVQQALRQKTGRRLLCGLIVDTGQYNRGFLRNWHQFSTLGTRAFHHPAEDIV
- the ZDHHC23 gene encoding palmitoyltransferase ZDHHC23 isoform X5, whose product is MTQKGSMKPVKKKKTEEPELEPLCCCEYIDRNGEKNHVATCLCDCQDLDEGCDRWITCKSLQPETCERIMDTISDRLRIPWLRGAKKVNISIIPPLVLLPVFLHVASWHFLLGVVVLTSLPVLALWYYYLTHRRKEQTLFFLSLGLFSLGYMYYVFLQEVVPKGRVGPVQLAVLTCGLFLILLALHRAKKNPGYLSNPASGDRSLSSSQLECLSRKGQEKTKGFPGADMSGSLNNRTTKDDPKGSSKMPAGSPTKAKEDWCAKCQLVRPARAWHCRICGICVRRMDHHCVCCVGESNHQAFILALLIFLLTSVYGITLTLDTICRDRSVFTALFYCPGVYANYSSALSFTCVWYSVIITAGMAYIFLIQLINISYNVTEREVQQALRQKTGRRLLCGLIVDTGKVLAHL
- the ZDHHC23 gene encoding palmitoyltransferase ZDHHC23 isoform X7, which gives rise to MTQKGSMKPVKKKKTEEPELEPLCCCEYIDRNGEKNHVATCLCDCQDLDEGCDRWITCKSLQPETCERIMDTISDRLRIPWLRGAKKVNISIIPPLVLLPVFLHVASWHFLLGVVVLTSLPVLALWYYYLTHRRKEQTLFFLSLGLFSLGYMYYVFLQEVVPKGRVGPVQLAVLTCGLFLILLALHRAKKNPGYLSNPASGDRSLSSSQLECLSRKGQEKTKGFPGADMSGSLNNRTTKDDPKGSSKMPAGSPTKAKEDWCAKCQLVRPARAWHCRICGICVRRMDHHCVCCVGESNHQAFILALLIFLLTSVYGITLTLDTICRDRSVFTALFYCPGVYANYSSALSFTCVWYSVIITAGMAYIFLIQLINISYNVTEREVQQALRQKTGRRLLCGLIVDTGLLG
- the ZDHHC23 gene encoding palmitoyltransferase ZDHHC23 isoform X1 → MTQKGSMKPVKKKKTEEPELEPLCCCEYIDRNGEKNHVATCLCDCQDLDEGCDRWITCKSLQPETCERIMDTISDRLRIPWLRGAKKVNISIIPPLVLLPVFLHVASWHFLLGVVVLTSLPVLALWYYYLTHRRKEQTLFFLSLGLFSLGYMYYVFLQEVVPKGRVGPVQLAVLTCGLFLILLALHRAKKNPGYLSNPASGDRSLSSSQLECLSRKGQEKTKGFPGADMSGSLNNRTTKDDPKGSSKMPAGSPTKAKEDWCAKCQLVRPARAWHCRICGICVRRMDHHCVWINSCVGESNHQAFILALLIFLLTSVYGITLTLDTICRDRSVFTALFYCPGVYANYSSALSFTCVWYSVIITAGMAYIFLIQLINISYNVTEREVQQALRQKTGRRLLCGLIVDTGQYNRGFLRNWHQFSTLGTRAFHHPAEDIV
- the ZDHHC23 gene encoding palmitoyltransferase ZDHHC23 isoform X9, translated to MGKRTTWLLVCVIVKIWMKGVIALHRAKKNPGYLSNPASGDRSLSSSQLECLSRKGQEKTKGFPGADMSGSLNNRTTKDDPKGSSKMPAGSPTKAKEDWCAKCQLVRPARAWHCRICGICVRRMDHHCVCCVGESNHQAFILALLIFLLTSVYGITLTLDTICRDRSVFTALFYCPGVYANYSSALSFTCVWYSVIITAGMAYIFLIQLINISYNVTEREVQQALRQKTGRRLLCGLIVDTGQYNRGFLRNWHQFSTLGTRAFHHPAEDIV
- the ZDHHC23 gene encoding palmitoyltransferase ZDHHC23 isoform X4, with the protein product MTQKGSMKPVKKKKTEEPELEPLCCCEYIDRNGEKNHVATCLCDCQDLDEGCDRWITCKSLQPETCERIMDTISDRLRIPWLRGAKKVNISIIPPLVLLPVFLHVASWHFLLGVVVLTSLPVLALWYYYLTHRRKEQTLFFLSLGLFSLGYMYYVFLQEVVPKGRVGPVQLAVLTCGLFLILLALHRAKKNPGYLSNPASGDRSLSSSQLECLSRKGQEKTKGFPGADMSGSLNNRTTKDDPKGSSKMPAGSPTKAKEDWCAKCQLVRPARAWHCRICGICVRRMDHHCVWINSCVGESNHQAFILALLIFLLTSVYGITLTLDTICRDRSVFTALFYCPGVYANYSSALSFTCVWYSVIITAGMAYIFLIQLINISYNVTEREVQQALRQKTGRRLLCGLIVDTGKVLAHL
- the ZDHHC23 gene encoding palmitoyltransferase ZDHHC23 isoform X3 — encoded protein: MTQKGSMKPVKKKKTEEPELEPLCCCEYIDRNGEKNHVATCLCDCQDLDEGCDRWITCKSLQPETCERIMDTISDRLRIPWLRGAKKVNISIIPPLVLLPVFLHVASWHFLLGVVVLTSLPVLALWYYYLTHRRKEQTLFFLSLGLFSLGYMYYVFLQEVVPKGRVGPVQLAVLTCGLFLILLALHRAKKNPGYLSNPASGDRSLSSSQLECLSRKGQEKTKGFPGADMSGSLNNRTTKDDPKGSSKMPAGSPTKAKEDWCAKCQLVRPARAWHCRICGICVRRMDHHCVWINSCVGESNHQAFILALLIFLLTSVYGITLTLDTICRDRSVFTALFYCPGVYANYSSALSFTCVWYSVIITAGMAYIFLIQLINISYNVTEREVQQALRQKTGRRLLCGLIVDTDQSRTGDEDRNKSETKNIS
- the ZDHHC23 gene encoding palmitoyltransferase ZDHHC23 isoform X6, producing the protein MTQKGSMKPVKKKKTEEPELEPLCCCEYIDRNGEKNHVATCLCDCQDLDEGCDRWITCKSLQPETCERIMDTISDRLRIPWLRGAKKVNISIIPPLVLLPVFLHVASWHFLLGVVVLTSLPVLALWYYYLTHRRKEQTLFFLSLGLFSLGYMYYVFLQEVVPKGRVGPVQLAVLTCGLFLILLALHRAKKNPGYLSNPASGDRSLSSSQLECLSRKGQEKTKGFPGADMSGSLNNRTTKDDPKGSSKMPAGSPTKAKEDWCAKCQLVRPARAWHCRICGICVRRMDHHCVWINSCVGESNHQAFILALLIFLLTSVYGITLTLDTICRDRSVFTALFYCPGVYANYSSALSFTCVWYSVIITAGMAYIFLIQLINISYNVTEREVQQALRQKTGRRLLCGLIVDTGLLG